In Paenibacillus sp. BIC5C1, a genomic segment contains:
- a CDS encoding ABC transporter permease: protein MEEIVVGTKPLRPKKKPKIKRITWQNIKAQRQLIWMSVPLLAYIIIFAYVPVWGWTMAFQDYKPARSFSQQTWVGFKHFQFLFTDDNFLRVLRNTLAMSIINMVLGFVTAIVLALLLNEIKKVMWKRTVQTISYLPHFLSWIIVTGIVATSLASDGIINDILMRLHLINEPILWLTEGKYFWGVVASSHIWKEVGWSTIIYLAAMASIDPAQYEAADIDGANRYQKMWNVTLPGIKPTIVILLIMSIGHILEAGFEVQYLLGNGLVVDWAETIDIFVLKYGIAQGNYSLATAGGIFKTVVSITMLLVANWTAKRLGEERLL, encoded by the coding sequence ATGGAGGAAATTGTAGTGGGTACCAAGCCGCTCCGCCCGAAGAAAAAACCAAAAATTAAGCGGATTACCTGGCAAAATATCAAAGCACAGAGACAACTCATATGGATGTCTGTTCCTCTGCTTGCGTACATTATCATCTTTGCTTATGTGCCTGTCTGGGGCTGGACGATGGCTTTCCAGGATTACAAACCGGCCAGAAGTTTCTCGCAGCAAACGTGGGTAGGGTTTAAGCATTTTCAATTTTTGTTTACCGATGACAATTTCTTGCGCGTGCTCCGCAATACGCTGGCCATGAGTATCATCAACATGGTTTTGGGTTTCGTTACCGCTATTGTTTTGGCATTGTTACTCAATGAGATCAAGAAGGTCATGTGGAAGCGGACGGTACAAACCATCTCTTATCTTCCTCACTTCTTATCATGGATTATCGTGACCGGCATCGTAGCGACATCGCTTGCTTCTGACGGCATTATCAACGATATCCTCATGAGACTGCACCTAATTAACGAGCCCATCTTGTGGCTGACGGAAGGCAAGTATTTCTGGGGCGTTGTGGCAAGTTCTCATATTTGGAAAGAAGTCGGATGGAGCACCATTATTTATTTGGCGGCCATGGCCTCGATTGACCCGGCACAGTATGAAGCTGCCGATATTGATGGCGCCAATCGATATCAAAAAATGTGGAATGTCACCTTGCCGGGAATCAAGCCTACCATTGTCATCCTGTTGATTATGTCGATTGGACATATTCTGGAAGCTGGCTTCGAGGTTCAGTATTTGCTGGGTAATGGATTGGTTGTTGACTGGGCGGAAACGATTGATATCTTCGTGCTCAAATACGGGATTGCACAGGGCAACTATTCGCTCGCCACTGCAGGCGGAATATTCAAGACCGTGGTCAGCATTA
- a CDS encoding sugar ABC transporter substrate-binding protein gives MGDSKKSFFRMGATLLLSLSVVLAGCSGSNSGSGEESSKGSEVGTDSPLEISVFLNEAGQQPTADNKIYKKIKEELGVTFKFEFLAGDKNQKLGVMIAGGDYPDLISADTKLTAAGSVIPLEDLIEEHAPNLKKHYEKYWNQMKDPNDGHIYYLPNYGAYNGEVADTYYSGPAFWIQKAVLKEFGYPTPKTLDEYFDLIAKYKEKYPTIDGKPTVGFEVLNYDWKNWGLLNPPQHLIGHPNDGGVVVNDGKAEIFADKDYAKTYYQKLNEINAQGLLDKEAFAQNYDQYMAKLSSGAVLGMFDQHWNFGSAEDSLITQDKIERTYVGFPLVYDSSTKDYYRDRAALNLNNGFGITVSAKDPVKIIKALDKLMEEDWQKTLTWGIQDEDYYVNDEGRFMKTQEQRDNAADAAWKLANKADAFYGTAPKMEGYFSDGNATSASNQPEEYQASLRPFDKEVLGAYGFNSYVDFFSAPPENPVTYPAWSVDLVEGSPAKIANTKLNELSTKYLPKAILANTSEFSSVWSEYVSEIQKLDIKTYEDRINEVLKWRIDNWSVK, from the coding sequence ATGGGGGACAGTAAAAAATCATTTTTCCGTATGGGGGCAACGTTGTTATTATCATTGAGCGTTGTGCTAGCAGGTTGCTCAGGTAGCAATTCAGGCAGCGGAGAGGAGAGTAGCAAAGGTAGTGAGGTGGGGACTGATAGTCCGTTAGAAATCTCGGTATTCCTGAACGAGGCCGGACAGCAGCCAACCGCTGACAACAAGATTTACAAAAAAATCAAGGAAGAGCTCGGCGTTACATTCAAATTCGAATTTCTGGCTGGTGACAAGAACCAAAAGCTCGGCGTCATGATCGCCGGTGGAGATTATCCGGATCTGATCTCAGCCGATACCAAACTTACGGCAGCCGGTTCAGTCATTCCGCTTGAAGATCTGATTGAAGAACACGCGCCTAATTTGAAGAAGCATTACGAGAAGTACTGGAATCAAATGAAGGACCCGAATGATGGACACATTTACTACCTGCCAAACTACGGTGCATACAACGGCGAAGTGGCTGATACCTACTACAGTGGACCTGCCTTTTGGATCCAAAAAGCCGTGTTGAAAGAGTTCGGTTATCCGACACCGAAGACACTGGACGAATACTTTGACTTGATCGCGAAGTACAAGGAAAAGTATCCAACCATTGACGGCAAACCGACAGTCGGTTTTGAGGTATTGAACTACGATTGGAAAAACTGGGGCTTGCTGAACCCGCCGCAACATTTGATCGGTCATCCGAATGATGGTGGTGTGGTCGTCAACGACGGCAAGGCAGAGATCTTTGCAGATAAGGATTATGCCAAGACGTACTATCAGAAACTAAATGAGATCAATGCACAAGGCTTGCTGGATAAGGAAGCGTTTGCACAAAACTACGACCAATATATGGCCAAATTGTCCAGTGGGGCAGTACTCGGCATGTTCGACCAACACTGGAATTTCGGCAGCGCGGAAGATTCGCTCATAACACAGGACAAAATTGAACGCACTTATGTGGGGTTCCCGCTCGTGTATGACAGCAGCACCAAAGACTATTATCGTGACCGCGCAGCGCTTAACCTGAACAATGGCTTCGGTATTACCGTGAGTGCCAAAGACCCTGTGAAAATCATTAAAGCACTCGACAAGCTTATGGAAGAAGATTGGCAAAAGACACTCACTTGGGGCATTCAGGATGAAGACTATTATGTCAATGACGAAGGCCGTTTCATGAAAACCCAAGAGCAGCGTGACAATGCCGCAGATGCGGCCTGGAAACTGGCCAATAAAGCAGATGCATTTTATGGAACTGCACCGAAAATGGAAGGTTACTTTAGCGATGGCAACGCCACTTCAGCAAGCAATCAGCCGGAAGAATATCAAGCCAGCTTGAGACCGTTTGATAAGGAAGTTTTGGGCGCTTATGGTTTCAACAGCTATGTCGATTTCTTCAGTGCTCCACCAGAGAATCCGGTGACTTACCCTGCTTGGTCTGTCGATCTGGTTGAGGGATCTCCAGCCAAGATTGCCAATACGAAGTTGAACGAATTATCAACCAAATATTTGCCTAAAGCGATTTTGGCTAACACGTCTGAATTCAGCAGTGTATGGAGCGAATACGTTTCCGAAATTCAAAAGCTGGATATCAAAACGTATGAAGATCGTATCAATGAAGTCTTGAAGTGGAGAATCGATAACTGGTCTGTGAAATAA
- a CDS encoding response regulator transcription factor: MAFKVLLIDDEPLALEGLQLWIPWESLGFEVCALCSNGAEGLQQMEEQKPDLVVVDIHMPIMNGLEMIEEWRRRGNWSTKFIILTGYSDFEFARKALKFKVSGYLLKPLDEEQAESEIRTMGMELLKEQEQQYIGQIAWREQEILTMKEALLGKVRSPESTQLIQSLSQSAESWCVCLVQVSEKEFGQWSSLASEVLNGRHVIYFIRMRNDLVSIVFGDVSSGPQRTSENLRTLLEGLARRLAGFRTYMAIGSTESSLHRISNSRITAEKALLHAFYEAEVNSIMDYADLQNRDFQRHNKQVELIERVLGALQLIDYANYQSAVEFMEQSFRQMRVHPDEARKFVIYLLHEIRAYVRSQMAEDSENYRLFEIPDLDETLLTFDDLIGMLRSCGRVCFEFLLKESVFEAQGIVQDINDYIHAHFREGLTIKLLAERFFLHPAYLGQLLIRKNGIGFNELLHNLRVEEACRLLHMNQYKNSEVSEKVGYANYHHFLKQFEKRMGMSPNEYKKNV, encoded by the coding sequence ATGGCATTTAAAGTACTGTTGATTGATGACGAGCCATTGGCGCTAGAGGGCTTGCAGCTGTGGATTCCATGGGAAAGTCTTGGCTTTGAGGTATGCGCTTTGTGCAGCAATGGTGCGGAAGGATTGCAACAAATGGAAGAGCAAAAGCCGGATCTTGTCGTGGTTGATATTCATATGCCCATTATGAATGGACTGGAGATGATTGAAGAATGGCGTCGTAGAGGAAACTGGTCAACCAAGTTCATTATACTTACGGGGTACAGCGATTTTGAGTTTGCACGAAAAGCGCTTAAATTCAAAGTTTCCGGTTATCTGTTAAAACCACTAGATGAGGAACAGGCGGAGTCCGAGATTCGTACAATGGGCATGGAACTGCTAAAGGAGCAAGAGCAGCAATATATTGGGCAGATTGCATGGAGAGAGCAGGAAATTCTGACGATGAAAGAGGCTTTATTAGGCAAAGTGCGATCTCCAGAAAGTACTCAACTAATTCAGTCCCTTTCCCAGTCAGCTGAATCCTGGTGTGTATGTCTGGTTCAGGTATCCGAGAAAGAGTTTGGCCAGTGGAGTAGTCTTGCTTCAGAGGTTCTGAACGGCAGGCATGTCATTTATTTTATTCGTATGCGAAATGATCTCGTATCCATTGTGTTCGGCGATGTTTCCTCCGGACCGCAGAGAACGAGCGAGAATTTAAGAACACTATTAGAAGGACTGGCTCGCCGTCTGGCGGGCTTTCGTACATATATGGCGATTGGCTCAACGGAATCCTCTCTTCATCGAATCAGCAACTCCCGAATAACAGCAGAGAAGGCGTTGCTGCACGCCTTTTATGAAGCGGAAGTGAACAGCATAATGGATTATGCTGATCTTCAGAACCGTGATTTTCAAAGACACAACAAACAGGTTGAACTGATTGAGCGAGTACTCGGAGCACTTCAGCTCATTGATTACGCCAATTACCAATCCGCTGTGGAGTTTATGGAGCAATCGTTTCGACAGATGAGGGTCCATCCGGATGAGGCTCGAAAATTTGTCATTTATCTTTTGCATGAAATTCGGGCCTACGTGAGGTCACAAATGGCAGAAGATTCAGAGAATTACCGTTTGTTCGAAATTCCCGATCTGGATGAAACACTGTTAACCTTTGATGATTTGATCGGCATGTTGCGTTCGTGCGGAAGAGTCTGCTTTGAGTTTTTGCTTAAAGAGAGCGTCTTCGAAGCACAGGGGATTGTACAGGATATTAACGATTATATTCATGCGCATTTCCGGGAGGGATTGACCATTAAGTTGCTTGCGGAGCGTTTTTTCCTGCATCCAGCCTACTTGGGACAACTGTTGATACGAAAAAATGGAATCGGCTTTAATGAACTGCTTCATAACCTGCGGGTTGAAGAGGCATGTCGATTGCTACATATGAATCAGTACAAAAATAGCGAGGTCTCGGAAAAGGTTGGATACGCTAATTACCATCATTTTTTAAAACAATTCGAGAAACGAATGGGCATGTCTCCTAACGAATATAAGAAAAACGTCTAG
- a CDS encoding sensor histidine kinase, with product MFRKFRFRGIVNDIPLNYKFILIYVIGILLPIIASNYLFMDRMSGLIKEREEQNLQISLERARKDIHTMIDGGIAVSHALITDKLLSESMDRVYNGQLDFYNTFDEQLRHRVTSYIPVNNQIQRIGIYTDNPTIVSGGDYYYLDSSMNTSTWFNQWETSGESLSVLAYRDKAANDRAAISSYFSVIEKMDYYNSDNSYKKLVRIDFYLNRFYDVIAREKSSLDLYLVNAKNQIIVSTDDKYQGEVDSDYALFNMSKASDKDLHIVPIGNASYVKGWKLIGVPQETRVKQAMLSMKLYFGMLAGIITLVTSIFIYVVLRSYNYRVKRLSRHMQKVGNEKFDLINIDGGKDEIGHLIRNFNMMTAQIHSLINNVYKLEIQQRSQEAERIRAELNLLQSQMNPHFLFNTLNALLVVSTKNNYADVKDIIKDLSKLLRRLLNWKDDLVTLEEEMSFTVMYLGIEKFRFRDKFEYYIDISDEARQYRIPKMSIQQLAENACKHGIQAIEGLGYVKIKAEVVSERLRVVVSDNGKGMDKERLQEVLYHMRSKEECGGSHIGIRNVYRRLELYYDDKVDFNLVSIIGEGTEVSFEIPLQLLEHQGKEGGRDNGI from the coding sequence ATGTTTAGGAAATTCCGATTTCGCGGTATCGTGAACGATATTCCTTTGAACTACAAGTTTATACTGATATACGTTATTGGTATTTTGCTTCCGATCATAGCAAGCAATTACTTATTCATGGATCGTATGTCAGGGCTGATCAAGGAGCGGGAAGAACAGAATTTGCAAATCTCATTGGAGCGGGCCAGAAAGGACATTCACACCATGATTGACGGGGGAATCGCTGTCAGTCACGCATTAATCACGGATAAACTGTTGTCCGAATCCATGGATCGTGTATACAATGGTCAACTGGATTTTTACAATACGTTCGATGAACAGCTTCGCCATCGGGTGACTTCCTATATTCCCGTGAACAATCAGATTCAGCGAATTGGCATCTACACGGATAACCCAACCATTGTCTCAGGAGGGGATTATTATTATCTGGACAGCTCAATGAACACCAGTACCTGGTTCAATCAATGGGAAACGTCAGGGGAGTCACTGAGTGTGCTCGCATACCGCGATAAGGCAGCAAATGATCGCGCGGCGATCTCGTCGTATTTTAGCGTAATTGAAAAAATGGACTATTACAACTCGGACAACTCTTACAAGAAGCTGGTGCGCATTGATTTTTACCTTAATCGATTCTATGACGTTATTGCGAGAGAGAAAAGTTCACTGGATCTGTATTTGGTCAACGCCAAAAATCAGATTATCGTATCCACAGATGACAAGTATCAGGGCGAGGTCGATAGTGATTATGCGTTATTTAATATGAGCAAGGCATCGGACAAGGATCTACATATCGTTCCAATTGGCAATGCCAGCTATGTAAAAGGTTGGAAGCTCATTGGTGTGCCTCAAGAAACACGTGTCAAACAAGCGATGCTTTCCATGAAGCTTTATTTTGGCATGCTCGCTGGTATCATTACCTTGGTTACCTCTATCTTTATCTATGTCGTGTTGCGATCATACAATTATCGAGTAAAACGCCTGTCAAGACATATGCAAAAGGTGGGTAACGAGAAATTTGATCTGATCAACATTGATGGTGGAAAGGATGAGATAGGTCATCTGATACGTAATTTCAACATGATGACTGCTCAGATCCATTCCTTGATCAATAATGTGTACAAGCTTGAAATTCAACAGCGGAGTCAGGAGGCTGAGCGCATTCGTGCTGAGCTGAATTTGTTGCAAAGCCAGATGAATCCCCATTTTTTATTCAATACACTAAATGCGCTGCTGGTGGTTAGCACCAAAAACAACTATGCGGATGTCAAGGATATTATCAAGGACTTATCCAAGCTGCTTCGCCGTTTATTGAATTGGAAGGACGATTTGGTCACCCTGGAAGAGGAAATGAGTTTTACGGTCATGTATCTTGGGATTGAGAAATTTCGTTTTCGAGACAAGTTTGAATATTACATTGATATTAGCGATGAGGCGAGGCAGTATAGAATTCCAAAAATGAGTATCCAGCAATTGGCTGAGAATGCTTGCAAACATGGAATTCAGGCTATTGAGGGACTCGGCTATGTGAAAATTAAAGCGGAAGTTGTGAGCGAGCGGCTGCGAGTCGTTGTATCTGATAATGGTAAGGGCATGGATAAGGAACGCTTACAAGAGGTTCTGTACCATATGCGGAGCAAGGAGGAGTGCGGAGGGAGTCATATTGGCATACGTAACGTATATCGCCGTCTTGAGTTGTATTATGACGATAAAGTGGATTTTAACCTGGTGAGCATAATAGGTGAAGGGACAGAGGTTTCCTTCGAAATTCCATTGCAACTGCTAGAGCATCAGGGTAAAGAAGGAGGCAGGGACAATGGCATTTAA
- a CDS encoding response regulator transcription factor: MMNVLLVDDEPWVLEGLRTMVNWNKYGFQICGEAENGNAAWSIIENLRPDLVFTDIHMPSVNGLELIDRSIQNLAKPPRFVILSGYDSFDYVKTALEQRVEDYLLKPIDEVEIENVLEQMSRKIQNELVSEKLYQHERNLYVNCLFNRLFEGEDSSELQAEVESILQMEGHENMACLLIEADTCNEDIQLHVQRFASAPHYEFFMDADGRMGVFAAEIEDSLIWLERLGRSLFEMYSGHASIIAAFGYHSGGVVAMRQAYEKAFSALKWKRYQEESGIICDQDLPRNGIMATVNQKALTNLFNTILTGEENGIEREVNELLSNPGSGLSVSDIEYVRVQLLALEMGVLKHLKELDGDVDRFKFQLQHLLGGLTDIDSYPAFREYAHILSINALRALQEQRKEKECSTIFRVVQYVNHEFRQKLQLQELAQKFHMNANYLGQAFKQQTGKSFREYLNDKRIEEAKILLRQSCSSIAEVAISSGYPNADYFVSQFKRMTGMAPSTYRKQP; this comes from the coding sequence ATGATGAATGTTTTGTTGGTGGATGATGAGCCATGGGTACTTGAAGGTCTGCGAACAATGGTAAATTGGAATAAATACGGTTTTCAAATTTGTGGAGAGGCAGAGAACGGAAACGCTGCTTGGTCCATTATTGAGAACCTTCGGCCAGATCTGGTATTTACAGATATTCATATGCCTTCAGTGAACGGACTTGAACTGATTGACCGCTCGATACAAAATCTAGCCAAACCGCCGCGTTTTGTCATACTAAGCGGATACGATAGCTTCGATTATGTGAAAACAGCGCTGGAACAGCGTGTGGAGGATTATTTACTCAAGCCCATTGATGAGGTTGAGATTGAAAACGTATTAGAACAGATGAGTCGAAAAATTCAGAACGAACTTGTCTCGGAAAAACTGTATCAACATGAGCGTAATTTATATGTAAATTGTTTGTTCAACCGTCTGTTTGAGGGTGAGGACAGCAGTGAACTGCAAGCCGAAGTGGAAAGTATATTGCAAATGGAGGGTCATGAGAACATGGCCTGTCTTTTAATTGAGGCGGATACTTGTAATGAGGACATACAATTACATGTACAGCGTTTTGCTAGCGCTCCTCACTACGAATTTTTTATGGATGCCGACGGAAGAATGGGTGTGTTTGCTGCTGAAATTGAAGATTCACTGATTTGGCTTGAGAGGCTAGGGAGAAGCCTGTTTGAGATGTACTCCGGTCATGCATCGATCATAGCGGCATTTGGATATCACTCAGGTGGAGTAGTCGCTATGCGGCAGGCATATGAAAAAGCATTTTCCGCTTTGAAATGGAAACGTTATCAAGAAGAGAGTGGCATTATTTGCGATCAAGATTTGCCAAGGAATGGTATCATGGCGACTGTGAACCAAAAGGCTTTAACTAATCTGTTTAATACCATTTTAACGGGTGAAGAGAACGGGATCGAGAGAGAGGTAAACGAGCTGCTTTCAAATCCAGGTTCAGGACTGAGTGTGTCGGATATAGAATATGTTCGGGTTCAATTACTTGCCCTTGAGATGGGAGTTCTCAAGCACCTGAAGGAGCTGGATGGGGATGTAGACAGGTTTAAGTTTCAGCTACAACATTTATTGGGCGGCTTAACCGACATTGATTCCTATCCTGCATTTCGGGAATATGCGCATATATTAAGTATCAACGCTTTGAGAGCTCTGCAGGAGCAGCGAAAAGAAAAGGAATGCAGCACGATTTTTCGTGTAGTGCAGTATGTTAACCATGAGTTTCGGCAGAAGCTGCAGCTCCAGGAACTTGCACAGAAATTTCATATGAATGCAAACTACTTGGGGCAAGCCTTCAAACAGCAGACTGGCAAGTCTTTTCGGGAATATCTGAATGATAAACGGATCGAGGAGGCCAAGATACTATTGCGTCAGAGCTGTTCTAGCATAGCCGAAGTTGCGATCAGTTCAGGGTACCCCAATGCTGACTATTTTGTAAGTCAGTTCAAGCGAATGACGGGTATGGCTCCTTCTACTTACAGAAAACAACCATAG
- a CDS encoding VOC family protein, which yields MRVKRIVTNINTQNVPAAKSFYQDMLELDVLMNHGWIETYGLLGEENVQISIATQGGSNTPTPDLSIEVDDVDLVYERMKSAGYTIEYELTDEPWGVRRFYVRDPFGKLINILAHRH from the coding sequence ATGAGGGTAAAACGAATTGTCACCAATATTAATACACAAAACGTTCCGGCAGCAAAAAGCTTTTACCAGGACATGCTTGAACTTGATGTATTGATGAATCACGGTTGGATTGAGACCTACGGATTACTTGGAGAGGAGAACGTTCAAATAAGTATCGCCACACAAGGTGGCTCCAATACACCTACACCAGACCTTTCGATTGAAGTTGATGATGTCGATCTAGTGTACGAACGCATGAAAAGTGCTGGTTACACAATAGAATATGAACTTACGGATGAACCTTGGGGAGTTCGTCGGTTCTATGTTCGTGATCCATTTGGTAAGTTAATCAACATCCTTGCTCATAGACATTAA
- a CDS encoding CBO0543 family protein — MLGNVIFGLLIPILIGGWILRRNVNILLAYYPLGVATSSCINSAGFNFFWNILPNTRNQSYAALPFDLGIYPIAGCLMMYMILIKNARSWPAILITSLTLTLIEWLAKEMGRVIYFNDWNIYLTFFSYLLPLVVVYGYSKVFTLMYDVSEKNRK, encoded by the coding sequence ATGCTGGGGAATGTCATTTTTGGTTTGCTTATCCCCATCTTAATTGGTGGGTGGATTCTACGTAGAAACGTCAACATCCTCTTAGCTTATTATCCGCTGGGTGTAGCCACCTCATCTTGTATAAACAGTGCGGGTTTCAATTTTTTTTGGAATATCCTGCCGAACACACGTAACCAATCCTATGCAGCGCTCCCTTTCGACTTAGGTATCTACCCTATTGCAGGGTGCCTCATGATGTACATGATTCTTATAAAAAATGCCAGGTCATGGCCAGCAATTCTCATAACATCTTTGACTTTAACGCTGATCGAATGGTTGGCTAAAGAAATGGGTAGAGTTATATATTTTAATGACTGGAACATCTATTTGACTTTCTTTTCTTACCTTCTTCCTTTAGTCGTAGTATACGGATACAGTAAAGTATTCACTCTGATGTACGACGTTTCTGAAAAGAATAGAAAATAA
- a CDS encoding cellulase-like family protein, with product MDLVFSKLPRKLSITMWDFSWYTMTLPGEPYSDLEARFKEAVERGYNTIRICAMPFLLFTAEGKRPGPLHFGSLGEIGQRTRWYNCRGGAELDGHAHLLELFRQAKAHGCYIILSSWEYQQSPSFLAFPGLRDELAAIAPEERFMAIARSMDQLIRYIKAEGYDKQIVYAELHNEVEFGQLTEIGTAQGIAPSNVPALVEAMQPYIEEAVGYLRSVHPDILMTASYTLNEAYPKSYVARNLQVAHFHLYIKGVLNELAEAAGLDDEQTIFPGSFVQSLLRENAPPFEEYSLPRGQEWRMEGNPVGLRLLYLHDWVEPDKWDLFLYDNYSKHKLAMLQKADMRFEEAHEWAAHSGLPVVIGEGYVGYTPLLAGFEEGPVGKFIAEYALRKGMALGFWGMTLCSNCAPHHPFWDDIAWQQKWNRNILESI from the coding sequence ATGGATCTAGTATTTAGCAAGCTGCCACGCAAACTATCCATCACGATGTGGGATTTTTCCTGGTACACCATGACCTTGCCGGGAGAACCCTATAGCGACCTTGAAGCGAGATTTAAGGAAGCAGTGGAGAGGGGATACAATACGATACGAATCTGTGCCATGCCCTTTTTATTGTTCACGGCGGAAGGAAAGCGGCCGGGGCCGTTGCACTTCGGTAGCCTTGGAGAGATCGGGCAGCGGACACGTTGGTATAACTGCCGGGGCGGCGCCGAGCTGGATGGACATGCGCATTTGCTAGAGCTATTCAGACAGGCCAAGGCCCATGGCTGTTATATCATCCTGTCTTCGTGGGAATATCAGCAGAGCCCCAGCTTCCTGGCTTTTCCCGGGTTGCGCGATGAGCTGGCTGCTATCGCTCCTGAGGAGCGATTTATGGCTATTGCGAGATCCATGGATCAGCTCATCCGGTATATAAAAGCGGAAGGATACGACAAGCAGATCGTCTACGCAGAGCTGCATAATGAGGTGGAGTTCGGGCAATTGACCGAGATTGGAACCGCTCAAGGCATTGCCCCGTCCAATGTACCGGCTCTGGTGGAAGCCATGCAGCCTTATATTGAAGAGGCTGTAGGTTATCTTAGAAGTGTTCACCCGGATATCCTGATGACAGCAAGCTATACACTAAATGAAGCGTATCCCAAGTCCTATGTAGCAAGGAATTTACAGGTTGCTCATTTCCATTTGTATATCAAAGGGGTACTGAATGAATTAGCCGAAGCGGCCGGACTTGATGATGAGCAAACGATTTTTCCCGGTTCATTCGTCCAATCGCTCCTAAGGGAGAATGCGCCGCCATTTGAAGAGTACTCGCTACCTCGTGGCCAAGAATGGAGGATGGAAGGAAATCCGGTAGGGCTAAGACTGCTTTACCTGCATGACTGGGTGGAGCCGGATAAATGGGATCTTTTTTTATACGACAATTATAGTAAACATAAGTTGGCTATGCTGCAAAAGGCAGATATGCGCTTCGAGGAGGCTCACGAATGGGCGGCTCATTCTGGCTTGCCGGTCGTTATAGGAGAAGGATATGTTGGTTATACGCCGTTGTTAGCGGGATTCGAGGAAGGGCCTGTAGGGAAATTTATTGCAGAGTACGCACTACGAAAAGGAATGGCTCTCGGCTTCTGGGGAATGACTCTATGCTCTAATTGTGCGCCGCATCATCCATTCTGGGACGATATCGCCTGGCAACAGAAATGGAACCGAAATATTCTTGAATCGATATAG